The genomic window CGGGCGCCTTCGTCCCCGGATTCCACCGATGCCATCGGCGCCTCGTCGTGGGGCAGCACCCTGGAGGGCTTCCCCCCGGCCTGGCCCCTGCCCGACGCCTTGGACCGCTACTGCCGCAGCCCCGCGCTCatcccccgagccccccggccctcgctgccccccgccgcctTCGCCCACCTCCGCAGGCAGGTGGAAGCGCTCGACGCCTTCTGGCCTCGCCTCGACGGCTGCTGCCGCCGCTCGTCCCCGCTGCCCTGTGCCCGCCGCGCCGTGAGTCCGGACCCCAAACCCTCTCTTGTCCCTACccagctcgggggg from Oxyura jamaicensis isolate SHBP4307 breed ruddy duck unplaced genomic scaffold, BPBGC_Ojam_1.0 oxyUn_random_OJ70759, whole genome shotgun sequence includes these protein-coding regions:
- the LOC118159516 gene encoding extracellular matrix protein 1-like; this translates as MQEEQDIQLPPEVVAAAKNPPRPRAPSSPDSTDAIGASSWGSTLEGFPPAWPLPDALDRYCRSPALIPRAPRPSLPPAAFAHLRRQVEALDAFWPRLDGCCRRSSPLPCARRAVSPDPKPSL